Proteins encoded within one genomic window of Haloferax volcanii DS2:
- a CDS encoding methyltransferase domain-containing protein has product MASDPFGRAVRDYYLGELEEPLIDRDGDETREHSIEEWYFGEYQRDEWFESWLEGPLLDMGAGAGRDTLYFQEQFETIAIEVSEHLVETMQDRGVDDARLADMFSLREHFGRNRFQSAFALGTQAQLAGSMHGLRQFLDDLAFVTTEDATVILHGYAPELEVTKDIFAYREDPTPGLAYRIFHCEYDGEIGRTLLFQLFSIDRLREATVGTSWEVSEASYGHPESEGESNTWLAVLTKA; this is encoded by the coding sequence ATGGCATCAGATCCATTTGGTCGCGCAGTCCGTGATTATTACCTTGGCGAGCTAGAGGAACCACTTATCGACCGCGATGGTGATGAAACTCGCGAGCATTCTATCGAAGAATGGTATTTTGGAGAATACCAACGTGACGAGTGGTTTGAATCGTGGTTAGAGGGGCCGCTTCTAGATATGGGCGCTGGCGCAGGGCGTGATACTCTCTATTTTCAAGAACAGTTTGAGACAATCGCCATTGAGGTCAGTGAACACCTCGTAGAGACTATGCAAGACAGAGGCGTTGATGATGCCCGTCTTGCAGACATGTTTTCACTTCGAGAACATTTCGGACGTAACCGGTTTCAGTCAGCGTTTGCACTTGGGACACAGGCACAGCTCGCAGGGTCGATGCACGGTCTTAGACAGTTTCTTGATGACCTTGCATTTGTTACTACCGAAGATGCGACCGTTATACTTCATGGATATGCTCCTGAATTGGAAGTTACAAAGGACATTTTCGCCTACCGGGAGGATCCCACACCGGGGTTAGCATATCGGATTTTTCACTGTGAGTACGACGGTGAAATCGGGAGAACATTGCTCTTCCAGCTATTCAGCATAGACCGTCTTAGAGAGGCGACGGTAGGAACGTCGTGGGAAGTTTCCGAAGCCAGTTACGGCCATCCCGAGTCGGAGGGTGAATCAAATACCTGGTTGGCTGTACTCACGAAGGCTTAG
- a CDS encoding site-specific integrase, whose protein sequence is MARKYDQQYEDARERIRNHSTEGTHQVRKGVERTHPGYEDAEDAERILTMADAYDADNLVVDCPEGQSTKSVTTLKNYLTGLNKIAPHVALTDTTATELNTVMQGFLDGDLHNVKDSGLSKGSIRVYQNALRQFYYVHDDVGVDPEDITLFKTDDKAVDPADMLTREEIQAIRDAADCMRDRALFDFLIYTGQRNTATRSLRIKDLDLENDRFRLNTDADGLKGAETNGKWRDLLLSSATVKQYLNTEHPAPDDPEAYVFTSRPKYGGPKPREMLDVTTLGGIVGRLADRAAEDYPAIASKPTYPHALRHNFVTIALRRGMDETAIKHQIGHAPNSSVMESTYAHLKDSDHIRAARDAFDLETEDHESELTPEVCPRCGESPPEDARLCPYCGLAFTPDAEQAVEDAEEAVNDSYRQTPPEDAETKEKIDLVYDLLDDPDVKAAIAEQKAEE, encoded by the coding sequence ATGGCCCGGAAGTACGACCAGCAGTACGAGGACGCCCGAGAACGGATTCGGAACCACAGTACCGAGGGGACGCATCAGGTGCGGAAGGGAGTAGAGCGGACCCACCCCGGCTACGAGGACGCGGAGGACGCGGAGCGCATCCTCACGATGGCTGACGCCTACGACGCGGACAACCTCGTAGTGGACTGCCCGGAGGGTCAGTCTACGAAGTCCGTCACGACCCTCAAGAACTACCTCACCGGCCTCAACAAGATAGCCCCGCACGTCGCCCTCACGGATACGACCGCGACGGAACTGAACACGGTGATGCAGGGCTTCCTCGACGGGGACCTCCACAACGTGAAGGACTCCGGCCTCTCGAAAGGCTCCATCCGCGTCTACCAGAACGCCCTCCGGCAGTTCTACTACGTCCACGACGACGTGGGCGTGGACCCGGAGGACATCACCCTGTTCAAGACGGACGACAAGGCCGTAGACCCGGCGGATATGCTGACCCGCGAGGAGATTCAGGCCATCCGGGACGCCGCGGACTGTATGCGGGACCGCGCCCTCTTCGACTTCCTCATCTACACGGGCCAGCGGAACACGGCCACGCGCTCCCTCCGCATCAAGGACCTCGACCTGGAGAACGACCGCTTCCGGCTCAACACGGACGCGGACGGCCTGAAGGGAGCGGAGACGAACGGGAAGTGGCGGGACCTCCTACTCTCGTCCGCGACCGTCAAGCAGTACCTCAACACGGAACACCCGGCTCCGGACGACCCGGAGGCGTACGTGTTCACGTCCCGTCCGAAGTACGGCGGCCCCAAGCCCCGAGAGATGCTGGACGTAACGACGCTGGGCGGCATCGTGGGCCGTCTCGCGGACCGGGCGGCGGAGGACTACCCGGCCATCGCCAGCAAGCCGACGTACCCCCACGCCCTCCGACACAACTTCGTGACCATCGCCCTCCGCCGCGGGATGGACGAGACGGCCATCAAGCACCAAATCGGCCACGCGCCGAACAGTTCCGTGATGGAGTCCACCTACGCCCACCTGAAGGACTCCGACCACATCCGGGCCGCTCGGGACGCCTTCGACCTGGAGACGGAGGACCACGAGAGCGAACTGACGCCGGAGGTGTGCCCGCGGTGCGGGGAGAGTCCGCCGGAGGACGCCCGCCTCTGCCCGTACTGTGGACTCGCCTTCACGCCGGACGCGGAGCAGGCCGTCGAGGACGCGGAGGAAGCAGTCAACGACTCCTACCGGCAGACGCCTCCGGAGGACGCCGAGACGAAGGAGAAGATAGACCTCGTGTACGACCTGCTGGACGACCCGGACGTGAAGGCGGCGATAGCCGAGCAGAAGGCCGAGGAGTAG
- a CDS encoding IS110-like element ISHvo9 family transposase → MYLGIDLHKRYAQVAVMDLEGEIVEEVRVKNANLDDLAQRYAGSRAVIEATSNYYHVYDTLAEYLDVTVAHPGKLTLIARSDKKTDRVDAKELARLLRLNSVPQSYVPTDEIREARALVRGRQTLVEDRTKFANKIHGLLADNGITQTVKPLSVEGREFLRELSLPSPWDSLLDSYLDVVETLTEQMTQLEAAIEERAGSLKETQLLMTIPGVSYYSALLVYAELGEIDRFDGHKEVVSYMGLNPTIRESGDSRIEGGISKRGSGRVRWILVQSAYSAVYTCKDAYLSTFFHRLNRRMNSKKAIVATARKLLVSMYYMLVREEVYDPPGVSA, encoded by the coding sequence ATGTACCTCGGAATCGACCTACACAAACGATACGCACAGGTGGCAGTAATGGACCTCGAGGGCGAGATTGTCGAAGAGGTTCGCGTCAAAAACGCGAACCTCGACGACCTCGCTCAGCGATACGCTGGCTCTCGTGCAGTAATCGAGGCGACCAGCAATTACTACCACGTCTACGATACTCTCGCGGAGTACTTGGACGTAACCGTCGCTCATCCAGGCAAACTGACGCTCATCGCTCGGTCAGACAAGAAAACCGACCGCGTCGACGCGAAAGAACTCGCGCGGCTGCTCCGGCTGAACTCTGTTCCGCAGAGTTACGTTCCTACCGACGAGATTCGGGAAGCCCGCGCACTCGTGCGCGGGCGACAGACCTTGGTCGAAGATCGGACCAAGTTCGCCAACAAAATCCACGGCTTGCTCGCCGATAACGGCATCACTCAGACGGTAAAACCGCTGAGTGTCGAGGGACGAGAGTTCCTCCGGGAACTCTCGCTCCCGTCTCCGTGGGACAGTCTCTTGGACTCGTATCTCGACGTGGTCGAGACGCTAACCGAGCAGATGACTCAGTTGGAAGCGGCGATTGAGGAGCGCGCTGGGTCTCTGAAGGAGACCCAGCTGCTGATGACCATCCCCGGTGTCAGTTACTACTCCGCGTTGCTGGTCTACGCTGAACTGGGTGAGATCGATCGGTTCGACGGCCACAAAGAGGTCGTGAGTTACATGGGACTGAACCCGACGATCCGCGAGTCCGGTGACTCGCGGATCGAGGGTGGTATCTCGAAACGCGGCTCAGGACGAGTTCGCTGGATCTTGGTTCAGAGTGCGTACTCAGCCGTGTACACGTGTAAAGACGCGTATCTAAGCACGTTCTTCCACCGGTTGAATCGTCGAATGAACTCGAAAAAAGCGATCGTCGCGACGGCACGAAAACTGCTCGTCTCGATGTACTACATGCTCGTCCGAGAGGAAGTCTACGATCCACCGGGGGTGAGCGCCTGA
- a CDS encoding DUF6338 family protein: protein MATVPGDILFYVVLVAPGFIAVMTAVSLAAVEDEISQFVLLIWSLVSSIIIDGLFLAGYQLVYNPIGSYEELRTFLFDPFFRVDLIALIFLLSGVIGVAYAVGILVDLPGRLRRTLQAKAHITYNPRQPWENFMKGSGSIRIKTSDDELYAGNVVEWSRAGKPKEVRVKHPYRYSLEEEEYEWVGGESMLFLEDDIDRILLRKGDGRESFWARVRSRLSRDSSAAEENEGEDDD from the coding sequence ATGGCTACAGTTCCCGGCGACATCCTCTTCTACGTCGTCTTGGTAGCGCCCGGGTTCATCGCAGTGATGACCGCGGTCAGCCTCGCAGCGGTCGAGGACGAGATATCCCAGTTCGTCCTGCTCATCTGGAGCCTGGTATCTAGCATCATCATCGACGGCTTGTTCCTCGCCGGGTACCAGCTGGTCTACAACCCGATCGGATCGTACGAGGAACTGCGGACGTTCCTGTTCGACCCGTTCTTCCGGGTAGACCTGATCGCGCTCATCTTCCTCCTGTCGGGTGTCATCGGCGTTGCGTATGCGGTCGGCATCCTCGTCGACCTTCCCGGCCGGCTCCGCCGGACGTTGCAGGCGAAGGCGCATATCACGTACAATCCGCGTCAGCCGTGGGAGAACTTCATGAAGGGTTCCGGGTCGATCCGTATCAAGACGAGTGACGACGAGCTGTACGCGGGCAACGTGGTCGAGTGGAGCAGGGCGGGGAAGCCGAAGGAGGTCCGGGTGAAGCACCCATACCGGTACAGCCTTGAGGAGGAGGAATACGAGTGGGTGGGCGGTGAATCAATGCTGTTCCTCGAAGATGATATCGACCGCATCCTGCTGCGGAAAGGCGATGGAAGAGAGTCGTTCTGGGCGCGGGTCCGTTCTCGGTTGAGTCGTGATTCGTCCGCCGCCGAGGAGAATGAAGGCGAGGACGATGACTAA
- a CDS encoding DUF6036 family nucleotidyltransferase — translation MRARFDSSYIRSELERIGQQLDNPLTVFLIGGGSMAFRGLKETTKDIDLIVSSGDDLSQLQAVLLELGYDIVREPDEEYEELGAQRIFENDDGCRIDVFNQQVIGKLILSPGIRERSERYLDLGSLVVELVSPEDIFLFKAVAGRVDDIEDMFSLMQTGLEFDVVEAELEMQVELLEQELFVTYVNEALTDLTEQHNVTTPLHGPVAEITERVYEELEVLHALDEPKSVADLQQELDWPAADVQEIVRRLEEKDTVAVTDGRVERRSTTI, via the coding sequence ATGAGGGCGAGGTTTGATAGTTCATACATCCGGTCGGAGCTCGAGCGCATCGGCCAGCAGCTGGATAACCCACTCACCGTCTTCTTGATTGGCGGTGGGTCGATGGCGTTTCGCGGACTCAAAGAGACGACCAAAGATATCGACCTCATCGTCTCCTCCGGCGACGATCTGAGTCAGCTACAAGCGGTGCTCCTTGAGTTAGGATACGATATCGTCCGGGAACCGGACGAAGAGTACGAAGAACTCGGTGCCCAGCGCATCTTCGAGAACGATGACGGGTGTCGTATCGACGTTTTCAACCAGCAGGTGATCGGCAAGCTGATTCTGTCTCCAGGCATCCGTGAACGGAGCGAACGCTATCTCGATCTTGGGAGTCTCGTGGTCGAACTCGTGAGTCCAGAAGACATCTTCCTGTTCAAAGCGGTTGCCGGTCGGGTGGACGATATCGAGGATATGTTCTCGTTGATGCAGACCGGCCTCGAGTTCGACGTCGTTGAAGCAGAACTCGAGATGCAGGTCGAACTCTTGGAGCAAGAGCTGTTCGTGACGTACGTCAACGAAGCGTTGACCGATCTCACTGAACAACACAACGTGACGACGCCGTTGCACGGCCCCGTGGCGGAGATCACCGAACGCGTCTACGAAGAGCTCGAAGTGCTACACGCGCTTGACGAACCGAAATCGGTGGCTGACCTGCAACAGGAGCTCGACTGGCCAGCAGCGGACGTACAGGAGATTGTGCGACGTTTGGAAGAGAAAGACACCGTCGCGGTAACCGATGGGCGTGTAGAACGTCGCTCAACGACGATTTGA
- a CDS encoding helix-turn-helix domain-containing protein: MLTEGEVRALTAFHGEQTVSELATNLDRSLSYTSELVERLETTGLVETRRQGKTKRIRLSDAKALELLTDLTQQYSHIDWPELLSGAAIRVCYYLDTPRTATELARRADVHRSTVHRALAPLQHRGIVYQTDDGAYALNDGFEQLSVFARELAHHVHRQTVEEQTDTYTILWESLGEFLVQTTIEIADEHFIPTGPDQFQRYGLPLLARDRRYYLYSEATSELSPEILCCHMLVVDSGARTQSYCLLLLSHVDIDRDELRAQATKYGVDDVVDNLYTYLDTSGAQRTSRLPEWEDFQELAEEYEVTL; the protein is encoded by the coding sequence ATGCTCACAGAAGGTGAGGTTCGCGCCCTTACAGCCTTCCACGGTGAGCAGACGGTCTCTGAACTCGCGACGAATCTCGATCGGAGTCTCAGCTACACCTCAGAACTCGTCGAGCGGCTCGAAACGACTGGCCTCGTCGAGACACGTCGACAGGGGAAAACAAAGCGGATTCGACTGTCGGACGCAAAGGCCCTCGAGTTACTCACGGACCTCACGCAACAGTATTCACACATCGACTGGCCGGAGCTGTTGTCAGGGGCAGCTATCCGTGTGTGCTACTACCTCGACACCCCACGGACCGCGACCGAACTCGCACGCCGCGCCGACGTCCACCGAAGTACCGTCCACCGTGCGCTAGCCCCGCTTCAACATCGCGGAATCGTCTACCAAACTGATGACGGCGCGTACGCACTGAATGACGGCTTCGAACAGCTGAGCGTATTCGCTCGTGAGCTTGCCCATCACGTCCACCGTCAGACTGTCGAAGAACAGACCGACACCTACACGATTCTGTGGGAGTCTCTGGGCGAGTTCCTTGTGCAGACGACGATAGAAATCGCTGACGAACACTTCATCCCGACAGGCCCAGACCAGTTCCAGCGGTACGGCCTCCCGTTGTTGGCACGTGACCGCCGGTACTACCTCTATTCGGAGGCGACGAGCGAGCTCTCGCCGGAGATCTTGTGCTGTCACATGCTCGTGGTCGATTCGGGCGCACGAACGCAGTCATACTGTCTGCTTCTGCTCAGTCACGTCGACATCGACCGCGACGAACTCCGAGCCCAAGCCACCAAGTACGGCGTCGACGACGTCGTCGACAACCTCTACACGTATCTCGACACCAGCGGTGCCCAGCGGACGTCCCGACTTCCCGAGTGGGAGGACTTCCAGGAACTGGCTGAAGAGTACGAGGTGACGCTATGA
- a CDS encoding IS4-like element ISHvo11 family transposase translates to MGSMTYSPPDSVIVDRIQRAFPSDELRERARATNLVQRERKFDIVALFYTLSFGFAAGSDRSLQAFLERYVEMADCDELSYASFHDWFEPGFVALLREILDDAIENLDTGREDLNGRLERFRDVLIADATIVSLYQDAADIYTATGDHQAELKLHLTESLSTGLPTRFRTTDGTTHERSQLPTGEWVADALILLDLGFYDFWLFDRIDQNGGWFVSRVKDNANFEIVEELRTWRGNSIPLEGESLQAVLEDLQRQEIDVRITLSFERKRGSGASATRSFRLVGLRNKESEEYHLYLTNLARESYSAPDIAQLYRARWEVELLFKELKSRFGLDEIKTTDGYIIEALIIMAAISLMMSRVIVDELRSLEARQREGEAAADADSSASRLPRRRCSLAVERHGHLIQLYLMIELGYELPDLDELLLWASRNPNPHRQRLREQVERGEFGFDRY, encoded by the coding sequence GTGGGAAGTATGACCTACAGCCCACCGGATTCGGTCATAGTTGACCGGATTCAAAGAGCGTTTCCCTCTGATGAGTTGCGCGAGCGCGCTCGCGCAACGAATCTCGTCCAACGAGAGCGGAAATTCGACATCGTTGCGCTGTTCTACACACTCTCGTTTGGCTTCGCTGCTGGCTCAGACCGCTCTCTCCAAGCATTTCTCGAACGCTACGTCGAGATGGCTGACTGTGACGAACTCTCCTACGCATCGTTCCACGACTGGTTCGAACCAGGATTCGTTGCACTCCTTCGAGAGATTCTCGATGACGCAATCGAGAATCTCGATACCGGACGAGAAGATTTGAACGGCCGTCTCGAACGCTTTCGAGACGTCCTCATTGCTGACGCAACCATCGTTTCGCTGTACCAGGACGCCGCTGATATCTACACAGCAACCGGCGACCATCAAGCCGAACTGAAACTTCACCTCACCGAATCTCTCTCGACTGGGCTCCCGACACGATTCCGGACAACCGATGGGACGACTCATGAACGGAGTCAGCTACCCACCGGCGAGTGGGTAGCTGACGCCCTCATCTTGCTCGATTTAGGCTTCTACGACTTCTGGTTGTTCGACCGAATCGACCAGAACGGCGGGTGGTTCGTCTCCCGGGTGAAGGACAACGCGAACTTCGAGATCGTCGAAGAACTGCGAACGTGGCGAGGCAACAGCATTCCGCTGGAAGGAGAGTCGCTGCAGGCCGTCCTTGAGGACCTGCAGCGACAGGAAATCGACGTACGCATCACGCTTTCATTCGAGCGCAAACGAGGGTCGGGCGCCAGCGCGACCCGGTCGTTCCGATTGGTCGGCCTGCGTAACAAGGAGAGCGAAGAGTACCATCTGTATCTGACGAATCTGGCGAGAGAAAGCTACAGCGCGCCCGATATCGCGCAGCTCTATCGGGCGCGCTGGGAGGTCGAACTGCTGTTCAAGGAGTTGAAGTCGCGGTTCGGCTTGGACGAGATCAAGACGACCGACGGCTACATCATCGAGGCGCTGATCATCATGGCCGCAATTTCGTTGATGATGAGTCGTGTAATCGTGGATGAGTTACGGTCGCTCGAGGCAAGACAGCGAGAGGGCGAAGCCGCCGCAGACGCCGACTCGTCGGCGTCGCGGCTCCCTCGGCGTCGCTGTTCGCTCGCCGTGGAACGCCACGGTCATCTAATCCAGTTGTATCTCATGATCGAGTTGGGCTACGAACTGCCGGATTTGGACGAGCTGTTGCTGTGGGCGTCGCGTAATCCAAATCCACACAGGCAACGGTTACGTGAGCAGGTTGAACGAGGTGAGTTCGGCTTTGATCGCTACTAA
- a CDS encoding IS110-like element ISHvo10 family transposase: MYLGIDLHKRYAQVAVIDSEGQIVEEVRVKNANLDDLARRYAGSRAVIEATSNYYHVYDTLAEYLDVTVAHPGKLTLIAHSDKKTDRVDAKELARLLRLNSVPQSYVPTDEIRQARALVRGRQTLVEDRTKFANKIHGLLADNGITREVKPLSVKGREFLRELSLPSPWDALLESYLDVVETLTEQMTQLEAAIEERAGSLKETQLLMTIPGVSYYSALLIYAELGEVDRFDSHKEVVSYMGLNPTIRESGDSRIEGGISKRGSGRVRWILVQSAYSAVYTCKDEYLSRFFHRLNRRMNPKKAIVATARKLLVSMYYMLVREEVYDPPGVSA, from the coding sequence ATGTACCTCGGAATCGACTTACACAAACGGTACGCACAGGTAGCAGTAATCGACAGCGAAGGCCAGATTGTCGAAGAGGTTCGCGTCAAAAACGCGAACCTCGACGATCTCGCTCGACGCTACGCTGGCTCTCGTGCGGTCATCGAGGCGACCAGCAATTACTACCACGTCTACGATACGCTCGCGGAGTACTTGGACGTAACCGTCGCTCATCCAGGTAAACTGACGCTCATCGCTCACTCCGACAAGAAAACCGACCGCGTCGACGCCAAAGAACTCGCGCGGTTGCTTCGACTCAACTCCGTTCCGCAGAGTTACGTTCCCACCGACGAGATCAGGCAAGCCCGCGCACTCGTGCGCGGGCGACAGACATTGGTCGAAGATCGCACCAAGTTCGCCAACAAGATCCATGGCTTGCTCGCTGACAACGGTATCACCCGCGAGGTGAAGCCACTGAGCGTGAAGGGACGAGAGTTCCTCCGGGAACTCTCGCTCCCGTCCCCGTGGGACGCGTTGTTGGAGTCGTACCTTGACGTGGTTGAGACCCTGACCGAGCAGATGACACAGCTGGAAGCTGCGATTGAGGAGCGCGCTGGGTCTCTGAAGGAGACCCAGCTGCTCATGACGATTCCTGGAGTCAGTTACTACTCCGCGTTGCTGATCTACGCAGAACTTGGAGAAGTTGATCGGTTCGACAGCCACAAGGAGGTCGTGAGTTACATGGGGCTGAACCCGACGATCCGCGAGTCCGGCGACTCGCGGATCGAGGGTGGTATCTCGAAACGTGGTTCAGGACGGGTGCGGTGGATTTTGGTTCAGAGTGCATACTCAGCAGTGTACACGTGTAAAGACGAGTATCTGAGCCGGTTCTTCCACCGGTTGAACCGTCGGATGAACCCGAAAAAAGCAATCGTTGCGACGGCGCGAAAACTGCTCGTCTCGATGTACTACATGCTCGTCCGGGAGGAAGTCTACGATCCACCGGGGGTGAGCGCCTGA
- a CDS encoding RNA-guided endonuclease TnpB family protein, protein MPDERIRTVVASLVEPTSHKEQKLQNLQSTYREALCEAFDANATTMTAVNDIVTPYDLPYQAKDALKRHVPGLLKSGSAELSETQPIRFTNRAAVFDHSTDRTHAFCWEVPQPGRGTNFWIPLAINPDQRKWWLQLLDGEATAGQLQLITRPRQARWELHVPLKLPTTTSEVDCETCTPVGFDVGEAILLTGCALVNGRPVDPLLVDGGRARHLNQTLQTTLQRLQERDAAEWRIDEQAAYFRNALRDEIETATRNAVEYAAGFDQPVLVLEQLTSIQEDLDFGPHMNRRLHAWAFDQLQTRLADKAADAEIPVQYVDPAYTSQICHACGVIGTRPKQAEFRCTNDDCWVSVYQADINAAANIAGRLDPWGESCPWNPASDDTLRNGRTRDSATGPREQSPSQR, encoded by the coding sequence ATGCCAGACGAACGAATCCGAACAGTCGTTGCGTCGCTCGTCGAGCCGACGTCGCACAAAGAGCAGAAGCTTCAGAACCTGCAGTCAACCTATCGGGAAGCCCTCTGTGAAGCGTTCGACGCCAACGCAACGACGATGACGGCGGTCAACGATATTGTAACGCCCTACGACCTCCCGTACCAAGCGAAGGACGCGTTGAAGCGCCATGTTCCAGGCCTCCTCAAGAGCGGGTCAGCAGAACTCAGCGAGACCCAACCGATTCGGTTTACCAACCGGGCGGCGGTATTCGATCATTCCACCGACCGGACGCACGCATTCTGCTGGGAAGTTCCCCAACCTGGCCGTGGCACCAACTTCTGGATTCCGCTCGCAATCAATCCAGACCAACGCAAGTGGTGGCTCCAGTTGCTTGATGGCGAGGCTACTGCTGGACAGCTACAGCTGATCACCCGGCCGCGACAGGCCCGTTGGGAACTGCACGTTCCGCTCAAACTCCCAACAACGACATCCGAAGTCGATTGCGAGACCTGCACGCCGGTCGGGTTCGACGTCGGCGAAGCGATTCTCTTGACCGGCTGTGCGCTCGTGAACGGGCGGCCAGTCGATCCGTTGCTCGTGGATGGTGGCAGAGCCCGACACCTCAATCAGACATTGCAGACGACACTCCAACGGTTGCAGGAACGTGATGCCGCAGAGTGGCGAATTGACGAGCAGGCGGCGTACTTCCGGAACGCACTTCGGGACGAGATCGAGACGGCGACGCGAAACGCTGTGGAGTATGCCGCCGGGTTCGATCAGCCGGTACTCGTCCTCGAACAGCTGACGTCGATCCAAGAGGACCTCGACTTCGGCCCACACATGAATCGGCGACTCCATGCGTGGGCTTTCGACCAGCTGCAAACGCGACTCGCAGACAAGGCTGCCGACGCGGAGATTCCGGTTCAGTACGTCGATCCGGCGTACACGTCCCAGATCTGCCATGCGTGTGGGGTGATTGGAACCCGTCCCAAGCAAGCGGAGTTTCGCTGTACGAACGACGACTGCTGGGTGTCAGTCTATCAGGCCGATATCAACGCGGCGGCCAACATTGCAGGTCGCCTTGATCCGTGGGGTGAGAGCTGTCCCTGGAACCCGGCCAGCGATGACACGCTACGGAACGGGCGCACCCGTGACAGTGCCACAGGACCTCGTGAGCAGAGCCCGTCACAGCGATGA
- a CDS encoding RNA-guided endonuclease InsQ/TnpB family protein, whose product MEDVIRTVKVKLDVPNERCDDLHQTKNQFLHCANTTAEWAWRHPDDYCVTSKQKAEKALYEQLRNETELTANLVQKGIRRAIEATKSGVARLKKGDNTSQPHFDAWSVVYDKRSATFHRDHVSLSTVNGRVKCDYVIPDSSEGTPIGEYLLNEDYEFRMSTLQYDRATESFYLHARMRRTTDEQELSMTHSDAKHRTVLGVDLNVDGSLAVTSTGAFIGNADEMNHRRREFEKTRGSMQQTGTRSAHLSIQSMKNRGHRWMQDELHRASNQILEEARDHDCTHISFENLTDIRKRMAGTKRFHAWAFRRLYQYTEYKAEMFGIGVEQISPAYTSQRCSKCGFTHEDNRRSKHQFVCQKCEYELNAEYNASKNIARKLLKRLHSGQKSSSGGAPCQCALPSGTLNLNGDFCASVDSTAEGESTDKPTTSVVGN is encoded by the coding sequence ATGGAGGACGTGATTCGCACCGTCAAGGTCAAACTCGACGTACCCAACGAGCGGTGCGACGACCTCCATCAGACAAAAAATCAGTTCCTCCACTGTGCGAACACTACTGCAGAGTGGGCGTGGAGACACCCGGACGACTACTGCGTGACCTCGAAACAGAAAGCCGAGAAAGCCCTCTACGAGCAACTCCGCAACGAGACAGAGTTGACTGCAAACCTCGTTCAGAAAGGGATTCGGCGTGCTATCGAGGCCACGAAAAGCGGTGTCGCCCGACTCAAGAAAGGCGACAACACGAGCCAACCGCACTTCGACGCGTGGAGCGTCGTCTACGACAAGCGTTCAGCGACGTTCCACCGCGACCACGTTTCGCTCTCGACGGTGAACGGTCGCGTCAAGTGTGACTACGTGATTCCCGACAGCTCCGAGGGAACGCCGATTGGCGAGTACCTGTTGAATGAGGATTACGAGTTCCGAATGTCCACGTTGCAATACGACCGCGCCACAGAGTCGTTCTACCTCCACGCACGGATGCGCCGAACCACAGACGAACAAGAGCTGTCGATGACTCATTCTGACGCCAAGCACAGAACAGTCCTTGGTGTTGACCTGAACGTGGACGGCTCGCTCGCCGTGACGTCCACAGGCGCGTTCATCGGGAACGCCGACGAGATGAATCATCGACGCCGAGAGTTCGAGAAGACGCGTGGGTCGATGCAACAAACTGGAACGCGGTCGGCACACCTGTCGATTCAGTCGATGAAAAACCGCGGACACCGCTGGATGCAGGACGAACTACACCGAGCGTCTAACCAGATTCTCGAAGAAGCCCGCGACCACGACTGTACTCATATCTCATTCGAGAATTTGACCGACATTCGTAAGCGGATGGCTGGCACCAAGCGGTTCCACGCATGGGCGTTCCGACGCCTGTACCAGTACACCGAATACAAAGCCGAAATGTTCGGAATCGGGGTTGAACAGATAAGTCCTGCATACACGAGTCAGCGGTGTTCCAAGTGTGGATTTACGCATGAGGACAATCGGCGGTCGAAGCACCAGTTCGTGTGTCAGAAGTGTGAGTACGAACTGAACGCGGAGTATAACGCGAGCAAAAACATCGCTCGCAAACTCTTGAAACGTCTCCACTCGGGGCAGAAGTCTTCGAGTGGAGGCGCACCCTGTCAGTGTGCGCTACCGTCAGGGACGCTGAACCTGAACGGCGATTTCTGCGCCTCCGTCGATTCGACGGCAGAAGGGGAGTCCACTGACAAGCCCACGACTTCAGTCGTGGGTAACTGA